A stretch of DNA from Basfia succiniciproducens:
ACTAAAGCGGTTATTATTTCGGGGGAAAGTGTGAAAATTTTTAGTGACAAGATAACTCACTTTGTATCAGTTTGGTTACTGAAAGCAGTAATGTTTTTAGCGCTGCTTATAAGTTCTCCGGCTATTGCCGAATCCGCTGTCGAACTTAAAGTGGAGGGCATAGCAAATGAGAAACTCAGAGAAAACGTACAGCTTTATTTGGCTACGCTGGATAAAGAAGATGCCGACGGTTCCGAACGTTATCAGAATAAAGTCAAAGAAAATATTGATAAAGCTCTCCGGGTTTACGGCTATTACGGTAGTACCGTCGCGTTTAATCAACAACCCCGCTCAAATGCTCCGGATCTTCTTATCGCCCGCGTGGATATCGGTAAGCCCACCTTAATTGAAGATACGGATATCGTCATTACCGGCGATGCACTTCATGACGAATATTTCAAACGGTTAGAGAAAAAGGTTCCCGCTAAAGGTACGGTGTTAGACCATGAAACCTATGAGGACTATAAAACCGAATTACAAAAACTCGCCGTCCAAAGAGGTTATTTTGATGCGGATTTTCCCGTACATCAACTTCAAGTAATGCCTTCAACCCGCCAAGCCTGGTGGCGTATGGATTTTAACAGCGGAAGCCGCTACCGCTACGGTGAAATCAGTTTTGAACATTCGCAAATCAGAGAAGATTATTTGCGCAATATGCTGGAAATTAAATCCGGTGACGAATATTTAATTAATGATGTGTCGAACATGACCAATAATTTTTCTTCCAGCGGTTGGTTCCAGTCGGTATTGGTTCGTCCTGAATTACACGAAGACAGTAAAACCATTGATCTTCACCTGTTAATGTATCCGAAAAAGAAAAATGCCATGGAAGTGGGGTTGGGTTATTCTTCCGACGTAGGAGCCCGTGCGCAAATCGGCTGGACTCGACCATGGATTAATAACCGAGGGCATAGTTTGCATTCGGATCTTTATGTTTCTTCACCGAAACAAACCTTTGAAATTACATATAAAATGCCGTTATTAAAGAACCCGATGCGTTATTATTATGAATTTTCTACCGGGATCGAAAACGAAGACGATACAAAAACCGATACCAAATCTCTGGCTGCGACCTTTGCCGCGTTACGCTATTGGAATAACGCAACCGGGTGGCAATATTCTTTGGGAACAAAGATTCGGTATGACGAATTTACCCAAGCGGATCAAGAACATAAAACTTTTTTATTATATCCTACTACATCAGTAAGTCGTTCGCGCATTTCCGGCGGCTTATTTCCTATTCGGGCGGATACCGTCAGTGCCACGGTGGATTTAGGCAGAAAACTTTGGCTGTCGGATGTGGATTTTTTCAGAGTACGTGCTAATGCGGGCTGGATTAAAACTTTTGCGCCTAATCATCGTTTTTTAACCCGGGGTGAAATCGGCTATTTGCATACCAATGAATTAGAACGAATTCCTCCCGCTTTACGGTTTTTCGCCGGCGGTGATCGCAGCGTACGCGGTTATGGTTATAAAAAAATATCGCCGAGAAACAGTAAAGGTAAATTAATCGGCGCTTCACGTTTGGCTACGGGTACGGTGGAATACCAATATCAATTCGTTCCGAATTGGTGGCTTGCCACCTTTGCCGATGCAGGGCTTGCGGCGAATTCTTACAGCACAAGCGAATTACGTTACGGTGCGGGGATGGGCATTCGTTGGGCATCGCCGGTCGGCGCTATTAAATTTGATATTGCGACCCCAATCCGCGATAAAGACGATAGTAAAAATATACAATTTTACATCGGATTAGGCACAGAATTATAAGCGGTAAATTTATACGGATTATTCCATGACAGATAAGATAGAAAAAGCAAAAAACAGCACTCGAGAGGCGACGCCTCAAAGTGCGGTTAAAAATAGCGAAAAAACACAAAAATGGTGTCGCAGAATTTTTTGTATTTTCTGCATAGTCGTTTTGGTTCCGCTTATCGGGTTGTTGGGTGCGCTTTCTTTTGAATCCGGTCAGCAGGGATTGCTGAAACTCACCGATAAAATGACGGATAGCCTTTCTTTTGAACAAATAAGCGGTAACTTACAAGACGGACTAGAGTTGCATAATATTCGTTATCAGTCGTCGGGTATTGATACTTTGGTGGAAAAAGCCAGATTTCAACTGGATTTTAGCTGTTTGTGGAGAAGAGAAATTTGCGTTGAAGATATCAGTCTGCAAAAAACCGATATTCACATTAACACGGCGCTTTTACCGCCCTCCGAACCGGAGCGGAAGACGGATTCCGGCGAGATGTCTCGTATTTATTTGCCTTTCGGTCTTACGGTGAAAAATGTGGCTGTAAGCGAGTTGGCGTTGTCAATTGATAATAATTACCTGAATCTGGGTGTTTTTAAAATGGCGGCGACTTTAAATAATAGAAGAGGGTTGACGCTTTTACCCACCATAATTAATGATTTTAGTTTCGTAAGCAAAACCTCCGCAGAACAGCAAGCGGAAGCGGAGAAAAAAGCGGAGGACGAAGCCAAGCAAGCTCAACCTGTGGATTGGGCGAAGATTGATGAAATCTTAACGCCTGCGTTGCTTGGTAATTTAAATCAAATTACTCTTCCTTTTGATATTCACGTAGAAGATATTCAAGGGCAAAACTGGCAATATGAAAGTTTTGTGGATGAACAATCTCAGCAACAGGTGATTGTGTCTCGTTTTCAATTGCAGGCGGACGCTACGAATTACGATGTCGAATTAAAAACTTTCGATATCGTCAGCAATTTAGCGGATTTACAGGCTCAAGGGCAGATTCGGTTAAATGAAGATTTTCCGTTAAATCTGGTTTTGCATGGTGATATTCATCAGGAAAAAACAAGCGTGTTGCCGATGAAGCGGCTTGATCTTGAGCTTTCCGGAAATTTGAAAAATCAGACCGCACTTTTGCTGACTACCCAAGGTGATGTTGATGCAACACTTAAAGGAACAGTGGAACTCGGTAAAGAGAAAATGCCGTTAGATTTACAGTTAACCAGCAAAAAAGCACAATACGATTTTGCGGTGGCAAACCTTAAACCGCTTAAATTACAGGATATTAATGCGAAAATTACGGGTAATTTGTTAGATTATCAAGCGGAAATCAGCGGGCAGGTGGAAGGTATGGGGGCGCCTAAAACCAAGGTGGATTTATTAGGTTCGGGCAAACTCTATCAGGCGGAAGTCAAACAACTCAAGCTGCACGGATTAGAAGGGCGGATCGATTTACAGGGTGACGTGGATTGGCAGGACGGCGCTAAATGGAATGCGGAGCTGGATCTTAATAAAATCAATATTGGCGCCTATGTGAAAGATTTCCCGGCGGTATTAACCGGTAAAGTATCTACCTCGGGGCTGGCAAACAGCAAAACCTGGCGAGTGTCCGTTCCTACTTTGGATTTAACCGGTTCGGTTAGCCAACGTCCGCTTGTGCTAAAAGGAGGAATTAATCTGGGGCAGGAAGCCTTACTGGATATTCCGAATCTGTTAATGACTTATGGCGAGAATAAACTTATCGCCAAAGGCCTGTTAAGCGATAAATCGGATTTTAATTTAGATATTAACGCACCTAATCTTAAAGGATTATTGCCTGATTTTTCCGCCTCATTAGTGGGTAAAGCCGTGTTAACCGGCGATATGGCAGAACCTAATTTAGATATTGATTTGAAAGGCGATCAGATTCAGTTTCAGGATTTTTATCTGGCAAAATTCAATGTGCAGGGGAAAATAAATTCCGTTCCTCAAATCGAGGGCAATTTAGCCCTTGATGTAAGCGGATTTAATTACGGTGATATTAACATTCATTCTGTAAAACTGACCGCTAAAGGCAATGAAAAAGCCCATGAATTACAATTGCGTTCGGAAGGTGATCCTATTGCGGCGCAGCTTAATTTATCGGGCGGTTTCGACCGCGCTTTGCAGCAATGGAAAGGCACGATTAGCCAAACGGACATTGAAACGCCGATCGGCGATGTAACAAATAATCAGTTTGCGGTGAATTATGAACATAAGTCGGCAAAGGCAACTATTTCCGCTCATTGTTGGCATAATCCGGATGTAGAACTTTGTTTCCCGCAGAGTTTTACTGTCGGTCAAAACGGTGAAATTCCTTTTGAAATGAAGAAGCTGGATCTTAATTTGGTCAATAAGCTGACCGAACAGGAAAATATGTTGGCGGGTATTTTAACCGGTAAAGGGAAATTTGCCTGGTTTGCGGATAAACCGGTAAAACTTGATGCATCAGTCACCAGCAACGCCATTTATTTTAGCCAAAAAGTCGACGGCAAAAACTTTAAACTTGATATGGCTAAACTAAATGTGAATGCTAATTTAGAGAATAATAATTTGGCGGTTACATCCGCAATTCAT
This window harbors:
- a CDS encoding autotransporter assembly complex protein TamA, whose amino-acid sequence is MFLALLISSPAIAESAVELKVEGIANEKLRENVQLYLATLDKEDADGSERYQNKVKENIDKALRVYGYYGSTVAFNQQPRSNAPDLLIARVDIGKPTLIEDTDIVITGDALHDEYFKRLEKKVPAKGTVLDHETYEDYKTELQKLAVQRGYFDADFPVHQLQVMPSTRQAWWRMDFNSGSRYRYGEISFEHSQIREDYLRNMLEIKSGDEYLINDVSNMTNNFSSSGWFQSVLVRPELHEDSKTIDLHLLMYPKKKNAMEVGLGYSSDVGARAQIGWTRPWINNRGHSLHSDLYVSSPKQTFEITYKMPLLKNPMRYYYEFSTGIENEDDTKTDTKSLAATFAALRYWNNATGWQYSLGTKIRYDEFTQADQEHKTFLLYPTTSVSRSRISGGLFPIRADTVSATVDLGRKLWLSDVDFFRVRANAGWIKTFAPNHRFLTRGEIGYLHTNELERIPPALRFFAGGDRSVRGYGYKKISPRNSKGKLIGASRLATGTVEYQYQFVPNWWLATFADAGLAANSYSTSELRYGAGMGIRWASPVGAIKFDIATPIRDKDDSKNIQFYIGLGTEL
- a CDS encoding translocation/assembly module TamB domain-containing protein; the encoded protein is MTDKIEKAKNSTREATPQSAVKNSEKTQKWCRRIFCIFCIVVLVPLIGLLGALSFESGQQGLLKLTDKMTDSLSFEQISGNLQDGLELHNIRYQSSGIDTLVEKARFQLDFSCLWRREICVEDISLQKTDIHINTALLPPSEPERKTDSGEMSRIYLPFGLTVKNVAVSELALSIDNNYLNLGVFKMAATLNNRRGLTLLPTIINDFSFVSKTSAEQQAEAEKKAEDEAKQAQPVDWAKIDEILTPALLGNLNQITLPFDIHVEDIQGQNWQYESFVDEQSQQQVIVSRFQLQADATNYDVELKTFDIVSNLADLQAQGQIRLNEDFPLNLVLHGDIHQEKTSVLPMKRLDLELSGNLKNQTALLLTTQGDVDATLKGTVELGKEKMPLDLQLTSKKAQYDFAVANLKPLKLQDINAKITGNLLDYQAEISGQVEGMGAPKTKVDLLGSGKLYQAEVKQLKLHGLEGRIDLQGDVDWQDGAKWNAELDLNKINIGAYVKDFPAVLTGKVSTSGLANSKTWRVSVPTLDLTGSVSQRPLVLKGGINLGQEALLDIPNLLMTYGENKLIAKGLLSDKSDFNLDINAPNLKGLLPDFSASLVGKAVLTGDMAEPNLDIDLKGDQIQFQDFYLAKFNVQGKINSVPQIEGNLALDVSGFNYGDINIHSVKLTAKGNEKAHELQLRSEGDPIAAQLNLSGGFDRALQQWKGTISQTDIETPIGDVTNNQFAVNYEHKSAKATISAHCWHNPDVELCFPQSFTVGQNGEIPFEMKKLDLNLVNKLTEQENMLAGILTGKGKFAWFADKPVKLDASVTSNAIYFSQKVDGKNFKLDMAKLNVNANLENNNLAVTSAIHLQNQGNVAADIKLLDIDQVGKLSGSLKMSGVNLDLINQILSNKERISGDVGAALTFAGDLNKPLINGSLDIKNMNAVVQNMPFDITDGNLALRFYGTRSSLQGYIQTPDSRLNIDGNADWQDVNHWHTAVRAKANEFKLDIPSMAKLKVSPNVEMKASPTLLELTGNVDIPWGRIAIESLPDSAVSVSSDEVILDEPPRTRIVKLATETDGMAIRSDLKINIGNDVNLEAYGLKTNLNGRLLVKQEKGQLGLYGMINLRRGRYASFGQDLLIRKGQISFNGLPSHPMLNIEAIRNPEAMEDAKVIAGVKVTGLADSPSVDVFSEPAMPQDQALSYLLTGRSLENSGEAGSGGSVGAALLGMGLAKSGKAVGSIGETFGIQDLNLGTSGIGDSSKVVVSGNLTPRLQVKYGVGLFNGLAEFTLRYRLLPRLYLQSVTGVNQAVDLLYRFEF